DNA sequence from the Paenibacillus azoreducens genome:
GAAGCTATCCTGGCCAAGCGCGATGGATAACGTGGGCGTAGCAGGCTACCGGATTTACGTGAATGGTACGGAGCGTGAAACGGTAAGCGGCAGCGTCTATGCAGCCACCATCGACAGCCTGACGGCCGATACGACGTACACGTTCAAAGTCACGGCTTATGACGCGGCGGGTAACGAGAGTACGCCGCTAAGTAAGCAAGCAACGACATCCCGATCTTCGGATGGAGGCGGCGGCGGTTCCGGAGGCAGTGGTTCCGGGGGCAACGGTTCTGGAGGCAGTGGTTCTGGAGGCAGTGGTTCCGGAGGCAGTGGTTCCGAGGGAGGCCGCACGTTATCCAGCAACGCTGATCTGCAAGAATTGCGGGTATGGGATAAGGATAAGAAATTGGAGCTCAGTCCATCGTTTGCTGCCAGTACGATAAGTTATACAGCCCGAACGGAAGCGGAGCAGGTCGAAATTGCAGTGAAACCGGCGCACTCCGCAGCAAAAGTGATGTTAAAGGATAACGTGATCACGGATAGAACCAAAGTACATTTGGAGGAAGGCGACAATAAATGGGTGTTGATCGTGCAGGCGGAGAATGGCAGCAAGAAGGAGTATACGCTGAACATTCGCCGCGAAACACCGAAGCCATCTGATCCGTTGATCCATTTCACCGACATCGCCGGCCACTGGGCGGAAAGTGGCATCAAACGCGCTGCGGCGAAAGGCATTATCAGCGGCTATCCGGACGGAACGTTTAGGCCGAACCATGCCGTTACCCGAGCGGAGTTTACGGTGATGCTGACGGGCGCATTGCAATTGAAGGAAAAAGGCGCAACCGTAACGTTCACCGATAACGACCAAATCGGCACATGGGCAAAACAAGCGATTGCCCAAGCGGTACAGGCGGAAATCGTCGGCGGATATCAAGACAGCAGCTTCCGTCCGAATGCGCAGATCACCCGAGCGGAAATGGCGGTCATGATCGCCAGAGCGCTCAAACTGCCGCTTATGACCGATACCGTGACTGGTTTTGCCGATGAACAAGCAATTCCGGGATGGGCAAAAGGCTCTGTGGAAGCGATTCGTGCATTTGGCATCGCCAATGGCCGCGAGGGTAATAAGTTCGTGCCGAACGATACAACGACGCGTGCAGAAGCAGCGGTCATGCTGCTCCGGATTTTAGAAAATAAAGAAAAGTAAGTAGAACTTTAACAGGTACAACGACTGAAACGTTTGTTTCTAAGTTGTATCTGTTTTTTTGTAGAAATAGGTGGGGCAGCTTAGGAAGAACAATTCCGTAGTGGATTCGCCAGATCGTATATAGGTACTTAAAAGCGTCCATTATATAAAGGATATGTGAACGGGAATTCGCAATTGCGATCCCGAAATACGGATGAATGTTCGTATGTCCAATCCAATACCATTTAGCGCCAAGCAGGTTTAGAAAGGCAAAAGGCACTTTTAAGTACCTATAGCACAAAAAAGTACGTACTTTTATTTTGGATTGTAGTATAAGATAATATTTTTTGCCGACAAGGCTGGACAAAATTTTGAAAAGCATTTTCGTTAATGTTTTAGCTAGATAATATAGGAGGAATTTTTAATGATAAAGAATTTGCAGGATACAGTGACTCTACACAATGGTGTGAAAATGCCGGGATTTGGTCTCGGAGTATTTAAAGTAGAAGAGGGTCCAGAGCTCATCAATGCCGTTAAAGTAGCCATCAAACATGGTTACCGTAGTATCGATACAGCAGCCATTTATGGAAATGAAGAAGGGGTAGGTCAAGGGATCCGTGAAGGACTACAAGAAGCGGGTATCACAAGAGGAGAGGTATTTGTCACTTCAAAAGTATGGAATGCTGATTTAGGATATGAATCGACAATCGCAGCTTATGAAACAAGCCTAAAAAAACTTGGGTTAGAGTATCTGGATCTTTATCTTATTCATTGGCCAGTTGAAGGAAAATACAAGGAAGCATGGCGTGCATTAGAAACCCTTTATAAAGAAGGACGGGTAAAAGCGATCGGTGTAAGTAATTTTCAAATTCACCATCTTGAAAACTTAATGAAGGATGCAGAAATTAAACCTGTGATTAATCAGGTGGAATGTCATCCACGTTTAACACAAAAAGAGCTTCAAGCATTTTGTGAAAAACATGGCATCCAACTGGAAGCTTGGTCTCCATTAATGCAAGGCGAACTCTTGGACAATGAAGTTTTGACCGCCATTGCTGCTAAATATAATAAATCTGTAGCCCAAGTGATTTTACGCTGGGATGTGCAGAAGGGCATTATTACGATTCCAAAATCAACCAAGGAGCATCGTATTGTAGAAAATGCTGCAATCTTTGATTTTGAACTAACAAAAGAAGATATGAAACTCATTGATGAATTGAATCAAAATCACCGTGTTGGTCCAGATCCCGACAATTTTGATTTTTAATTCAGGGAAAGGGGCTAGACAGGCCATTCAGTTTGTTTGTCTGGCTCCTTTTTTTCAAAATAATACCTTTTGCTTTTTTAATCCTTTTCACAGTCAACTCAAAATAAGGAGGAATGTAGATTGAAATTGAATTTACAAGGTAAAATTGCGCTTGTTACAGGATCGACAGCAGGTATTGGCAGGGCTATTGCCTTTTCATTAGCAGTAGAGGGCGCTACGATTTTTATTAACGGGCGACGGGAAGAAAAGGTACATGAAACCATCAAAGAAATTCAAACAAAATACCCTCAAGCTACTCTAAAGCCAGCTGTATATGATTTGGGAACGGAACAAGGCTGTCAACAGATATTCGATGAGTATCCAGAAGTAGATATCTTGATCAATAATTTGGGCATTTTTGAACCTATTGATTATTTTGACATCCCAGATGATGATTGGTTTCGTTTATTCGAAGTGAATATCATGAGTGGTGTACGGCTAACTCGCTCTTACCTTAAGAAAATGATTCAAAAAGACGAAGGCAGAGTTATCTTTATTGCAAGTGAGGCAGCTATTATGCCATCGGGTAGCGTCAAGAAGTTTGTGTAAGCACACAGCAGGTAAACTTAGGAAACGACAACACCAACGTAGTTGAATGATTTTTTTGTGGTGGTGAGAGGACATAGCCCAAGCGAAGGCGCGGGAGCTTGGTTTTAGGATTCATCTTCCATGGACGAAGGATACCGCTCCTCAAAAAGACTCCGCAGTTCCTGTTTCGTGTCCGGGACACCAAAGCCTGGGATAATACGGTCCGCGTAACGCTGGTTGTACTCCACTACATCCAGGTACACAATCTTCTCTACAGCGTCTAGATTGGTTAAGCTGTTCATTGGCTTCAGACGCTTCCGGATTTCTTTGTTCATCCGTTCGATGGGATTAGAAGTGTAAATGGCTTTTCGAATGGCGACAGGATACTTGTAGAAGGTTAACAGCGTAGGCAGATTATTCTCCCACGACTCGATCTCCCTTGGGTATTTCTTGCCCCATCTGGCTTTGAGTGTATCAAAGGCGGCCATAGCCAGATCGTGGTCAAGGGCGTTATAGACAGTCTTCAAGTCGTCGAGAAATGCCGTCTTGTCTTGTACACGGATTTTTGGAAACGTCGACCGCACCTTATGAACCACACAATGCTGCACGTCGGCCTGAGGATAGGTTTCACGGAAGGCATCGTCCAGTCCAGGAAGGCCGTCAAATACACCAAGCAGCACTTCCTGGGCACCGCGTCGGTACAAGTCTTTCAAGACATCACGCCATCCATTCGAACTCTCATGTCCGCCTACGTAAAACCCGAGGATCTGGCGGCGACCTTCGTCGTCAATTCCCATGGCAAAGTAAACGACCTCGCCGCTTACCGTACTACGCTTGAGCTTCACATACAGGCCATCCAAGTAGATGACAGAGTACCGCTTGTTCAATTTTCGCTGATGCCAATTCTCGATATCCT
Encoded proteins:
- a CDS encoding IS256 family transposase, encoding MNMIPENILNNLFENLVTQFVKENLETIMRAEIQQFMENEQEGIRNSRNGYYKRNLHTKYGNLEDLQVPRDRNGDFQTHVFEPYQRRDGWLEEAVIQMYKSGMGTRDVARFIESMFGSHYSPTTVSNITATVLEDIENWHQRKLNKRYSVIYLDGLYVKLKRSTVSGEVVYFAMGIDDEGRRQILGFYVGGHESSNGWRDVLKDLYRRGAQEVLLGVFDGLPGLDDAFRETYPQADVQHCVVHKVRSTFPKIRVQDKTAFLDDLKTVYNALDHDLAMAAFDTLKARWGKKYPREIESWENNLPTLLTFYKYPVAIRKAIYTSNPIERMNKEIRKRLKPMNSLTNLDAVEKIVYLDVVEYNQRYADRIIPGFGVPDTKQELRSLFEERYPSSMEDES
- a CDS encoding aldo/keto reductase, with the protein product MIKNLQDTVTLHNGVKMPGFGLGVFKVEEGPELINAVKVAIKHGYRSIDTAAIYGNEEGVGQGIREGLQEAGITRGEVFVTSKVWNADLGYESTIAAYETSLKKLGLEYLDLYLIHWPVEGKYKEAWRALETLYKEGRVKAIGVSNFQIHHLENLMKDAEIKPVINQVECHPRLTQKELQAFCEKHGIQLEAWSPLMQGELLDNEVLTAIAAKYNKSVAQVILRWDVQKGIITIPKSTKEHRIVENAAIFDFELTKEDMKLIDELNQNHRVGPDPDNFDF